Part of the Nicotiana sylvestris chromosome 2, ASM39365v2, whole genome shotgun sequence genome, tctgAGTatatgttgactatcgggatttaaatagagcaagtcctaaagatgactttccactgccaaacatacacatacTGATCGATAATTGAgccaagcatgaactctaatcctttgtggattgcttcgcagGCTACCACCAGATTTGGATAAACGAAGAAGACGTAGAGAAAATAGCCTTTATTACACCATGTGaggtatactgctacaagatgatgccatttggtctaaagaatgctggtgctacctacatgagggccatgacaaccatcttccatgatatgatacacaaagaaatagaggtgtatgtggacgacgtcattatcgaatccaagagggtcgcagatcatatagcagacttgagaaagttatttgacaggttaaggaggtactaCTTGAAAATGAACCCCACAAAGTGTACATTCGGGGTCCCCgtaggaaagttactgggattcattgtcagtcatcAAGGGATCTagctggatccatctaaagtcaaggttattcaggagttaccgtcacctaggagcaaaaaggacgtgatgagcttcttaggacgtctcaactatataaGTTGCTTCATAGCACATTCCACAGTCATATGttaacccatcttcaagatgctgaggaaagatgccgaaacaagctggactgaggattgtcagaaagctttcgacaaaattaAGGAGTAcatatccacaccaccagttttggtcccgccaaaACCAAGAGGACCTtttctactctatctatctgtattggacGGAGCCTTCatatgtgttctgggacaacataacagaacagggagaaaggagcaagccatatactacctaagtaagaaattcacaatttacgaagcacgatactctctgctggaatgcacttgctgtgatttgacctggacaactcagaaattgaggaattacttctgtgcctataccacaaacctcatatccaggatggaccctctgaagtatatatttcagaaacccatgccgactggaaAGTTAGTTAAGTGGAAAATACTattgagtgagtttgatatcgtctacatAACTCAAacggcggtcaaaggacaagcattggtagatcatcttgctgaaaacccggtaggaggagaatacgagcccttgaaaacgtattttcctgatgaaaaagtatcattcgtaggagagtaCATTAtcgaagcatatgacggttggaggatgttctttgacgaaGCTATAAATTTCAAAAgggtaggcattggagcagttttgttATAAGAAATGGggcaacattatccggtatctgccaaactcagatttccctgcaccaacaatatggcagaatatgaagcctacatactatgattcaacatggcaatcagcatgaatattcaggagctgctggtaatcAGTGATTCAGatctgcttgtgcaccaggtacaaggagaatggaccaccaagaattccaagatattgccatatctgcaccatgtgtaggaattgagaaagaggttcacaaagatagagttccgacatgtgcccagaattcagaatgagttcgctgatgcattagccactttatcatccatgatacaacatccagataagaattacattgatccTATCCCGGTGAGGATTCATAATTAGTCGATATATTGTGcatatgttgaagaagaaacagatggaaaaccttggttccatgacatcaaagagtttttggcgaaaggagaatatccggagtatgcaaaccacactcagaaacgcacactccgaATATTGTCCACTCACTTCTTCCATAGCAGAGGAAATTTGTACaagagaactcctgatttgggactgcTAGGATATGTCGAtgcaaaagaggcttctaagttacttgaggagatacatgttgggacctgcggcccacatatgaacggttttgtcttagccaagaagatactcaaggccggttacttttggatgaccatggagatagACTGCGTCCAGTATATCTGCAAATGCtaccaatgccaagtgcatgctgatatgataaaagtgcagCCAAataagctcaatgcaacaagctcaccttagCCATCTGCCACCTGGGGAATGGATCtcattggtccaattgagcccactacttcaaacggacataggtttattctggtagccattgattatttcacaaaatgggtagaggctgcatcttacaaagttgtaaccaagaaggtcgtcatagactttgtcaaagatcgtatcgTTTGCCGATTtagagttcccgagtccattattactgataacACTGttaatctcaatagtgatctgatgaagccatgtgtgaaactttcaaaatcaaacacaagaattccacagcctgtagaccttagatgaatggagccgtagaagccgccaataaaagcatcaagaagatactaaggaagatggtagaaaatcacaaataatggcacgagaagcttcCTTTTGCtctgttgggataccgcaccatagttcgtacatcaaccggggcaaccccctacatgctggtttatggtaccgaggatgtcatcctaaccgaggtagagattccttctttaagaatcatacaggaagctgaactcagtgatgcagaatggataaagaGCAGCTATGAACAATTgaccctcatagatggaaaaaagATGAATGCATTATGTCATGGTCAgctttaccagaacagaatgtccagagatttcaacaaaagggtcaaatcaAGAAAATTTGCACCAGGACAGTTAGTGCTGAAAAAGATCTTCCCACAccaagataaagccaaagggaaattctctcctaacTAGCAAAgttcgtacatggttcacaaggcgctgataggaggagcactcatacttgcagaaatgtacggagaaatttggccaaagccaatcaattaAGACGCAGTCAAAatatactatgcttagattatttacattttctcatctgatgtaatagaactatgcttgacctaattcccgtttaagatgggatacgtagacagccttatgggttcggtcatatcataataaaatttccatttcccctaAAATCAGAAGCTgtggcagaattttaaggaggaccttCAAAATTCCGGAGTATGTCTAGCCAATGCCAACATATACCAGATGGTCAAAAATCGgttaagaaattggggcagaattttgagaaggattctcaaaatttcgaggAAGGTTCAACAAAGTTCGCAAATGGTCGAATGATCATctgccaaactggggcagaattttaagaaggaccctcaaaattctaacatgagaaagctgcaatgtttttgaaatgtgttacagtcactagttcatctaaaaatcaCTTGATATATCAACATTTCTAAAATGACTCAATTTTATCAATaatataatttcatattttcaaaaactctatttccataacagtcaggtgttactCAGGAAAACTCAAACAAGGCCTTCAGAATGGAATAAAGCTAGGCCAacagacaaaggcacgaaccaacttccccctcacaaaacttacaatttttctttgagcatATGCACATCTGATGTAGCGATAGCATTCGCAAACATGTATattatcaatcaggccatcagacaccgaatatatatctctagctaagaaatatgctactcttatttgctactcgttCTCTGCACGGGACTAAGCCCTATCATgtatacctgcatgaggctaatccctgcctccatatctgcatggggctaatccctgcctccatatctgcatgaggcaaATCCTTtcttccctatttgcatgaggttaatccttgcctccatatttgcacgaggctaatccttgcctccatatttgcatgaggctaatccctgcctccatatttgcatgaggctaatccttgcctccatacttacatgaggctaatctttgtctccatatttgcatgagtctaatccttgcctccatatttgcatgaggctaatccttgcctccatatttgcatgaggctaatccatgcctccatatttgtatgaggctaatccttgccttcctatttgcatgaggctaatccttgcctccatatttgcacgaggctaatccttgcctccatatttgcatgaggctaatccccgcctccatatctgcatgaggctaatccttgccttcctatttgcatgaggctaatccttgcctccatatttgcacgaggctaatccttgcctccatatttgcacgaggctaatccttgcctccatatttgcatgaggctaatccctgcctctatatttgcatgaggctaatccctgcctccatatctgcatgaggctaatccttgcctccatatttgtatgaggctaatctgTGCCTctatattttcatgaggctaatccctgcctccatatttgcatgaggctaatccctgcctccacatttgcatgaggataCTAAGACTTGTCTTGGTAatatcatattattgcatctcatgggcctAAATATTGCCAACcaatccaaaggcgtcatagtctaaaagacatcatcctcatagccggaagacaccatgccatggcatgAGGACCTCttaaatttgcatatcattattcaaaggcatcatggttcggaagCACCATCTACATGGatcgagaacaccatttcatgacCTACAAATttctcactaaacaattcatgtcCTAGGAtatcatggtccgaggacgtcatccttaaccgtctaaagacaactttcatggtccaaagggaatctgcattaTGTTCAAATTTTCACACAAATACATATCtgtagcatctctttatctgTAGGTGACCaacaagcaaccgctatcctagcaggagcgacctcGCTCCAGTTTCTTCAAACTATCTCGAACTTAACCATTCACCATAACCACTCTTGCATCCACTCCAaaatctcgtgtccgttcttgtaatgacttcatTTGTATATTCTCCCAATGAATCCATAACTACACGTGgattgattcctgtaaaaccaggaatatgtaggtagctcaaagaccagagtctggcctctgtctttcaaaacatctcatctggtcaaaattggccataatttctttacccgaaaactcttttcatcctttctgggtaaagaagggcagctgttgataaccaatttttcccataataaTTTCAAAACTATGTCGGGGCATTAATTCGTGTTTTTCAtacaatttttgcatttttaaatattttaactaatttttcccagcatttattttataaaacaatcatTAAATTgtatcacaaatagttttataataactTTTGTGGCTTAATTCAATTATTTGCATTCATATTAAGTTTAAATTATTGCAAAAATAACCACATCTATATTTTTAGGATGCAATtgtaattactttgcaattatagcctatgcatgcattGTTACATTATTGTTTACCAAAAAATAGCCAtttatattttaatatattaagtaattactttgaaacatttctatgcatgaaaatcattttttataattagttaaccatttttttaaaattgttttattaattaattaagtatttaacaaatagccccttttTATTTTGGACATATCCTATTAAAttagcccaattttaacccccCCTAATCCCAATCGGTCCTAAAAgctacccagcccaaacccaacATTCACTTGACCCACCTCAAATTTTGgtcattgatcattttgatcaacggtctagattTCCCCTTTCCAAAATTAAACCTAATGAACCCTCCCCCCCAAACCTCTCAATTCCCTCACCTCTCATGCCGACATCAGATCACCCATTCTCTCAAAATGCTTTCAAAACCTGACCCTAATCCACccttgtaatgacccgaccagtcgttttgagctctagcacgtagttcagcagtttgaggctatgagcagcttcacttcaggtattatgacttgtactcatggtcagaattaaatttcgggaaggtcagagttgatttggaaagagaatcctcatttcagaagctttaagttgaaagaattgactaagattggatttttgagtaaacgacctcggaatcgagatttgaatgttctatcaggtttgtatgatgatttcggacttgggcatatgtccggatcggtttttggaagacccgagaacgtttcggcacctattgtggaagttagcatttttggaagaatttcataagtttgggttgaagtgcatcagtgttatcaatgtctgtttgggattctgagcctgggaatagctctgtatggtaatTTTGGTGTTGGGAGCACGATCGAAAGTAAATTCGGATGTCTATGGgttattttggagtcatttggctaaagatacaaatttgaaggtttttaaggagtttgaccagaagtggacttttttatatcgTGGTCGGAATCCAATTCTCGAAGTTGGAGTAGGACTGAAATgctgaatgtgacttgtgtgcaaaatttgaggtaaatcggacgtgatttgataggtttcgacatcgaaagtagaagttggaaattctaacattcattaagcttgaattggagtgtgattcatgatttcgatgttgtttgatgtgatttgaggcctcaagtaggtctgTGGTATGTTATGGGACtagttggtgtgattggatggtgtcccgggggcctcgggtgtgtttcggggtggtttcagatCATTTCGGGCTGTTTTGCTATAGCTGTTGCTGGTGTttggtgttgttcttcgcgttcacgaggatACTAtcacgttcacgaagaaggattggGCTTTAGGGATTCTGTCCTTCGCGttgtgaagaagaaaatctctgttGCGCAGGTTTGACTTCGAAGGCTcatatctcgcaatctataagaaatttggagatgatccaatacgaaagttgtagccctttatgtctagttttcagaaatgtAAACCATTTAGCATTTGGATTTTTGTAGTAAAAGTTATGGCTGGTAAACTATAGGCTAtccgggaagatgaagaagaaatttgtgttgcacaggGCTGACTATGgaggcttatatctcgaaatctataaggaattagGAGATTACCAAAACACAAAAGTTGTATATAttggtgtctagttttcaaaaagttaaatcatttgtcatttggagttttgtacaaaaagttatagccattatactagaggctatctgagaagagtttggaaaatggtttttgggaattttcttcttcgcaaatgcaaagaagaGTCGTCTTGGCAGTGTATAAGTGTAAAgaaatgggtttggctcatttcatctcatttcctccatgggagccgacTTATGAGCCATTTTAGAGCTCCATTTTCATCatccatgtcaaggtaagtgattcctacatattgcaagttaattacttggattatatcaagattttaacatggaaaatcatgtaaattagtagaaattttgggattttgatgaaaacctaggaaatttgtattcttggattttgaccacgattttggacatgaaattgagagccaattatatatttgcgtttgtgaggttgtgggtaaaatttatcttcaaaaaaattcggaatccgggcacatgggcccaagggcaattttgtcaacttttcgagtggagttgggattttatataaattgaattgttatgagtattagggTGTTTTTTCATTGGTTTACTCGTTATTTGGCTAGTTGTGGAGCATTGGagcatcggtttgagtcgtcgTAAGGGGCTTGGAAGCTGGTTATtggacttcggagcgaggtgagtctcctttctaaccttgtaagagggaattatccccataggtgaattactTGGAtgtgtgctcctatttgtgggggctatgtacgcaccAGGTGACGGGAGTCCGTGCGTCgatactattatgcttaagtctgggtagtctagggcccaaaagaatgctttacttgtaatattGCAACCTTTTTGTCAACttaaaaatgcttaaaacatattgaacatataaataaatttctaaaaggctagacatcatttcttgacttttaaaagagaagCTTGCCTTTTCCTGAATAATTtctccttgatgaattcttgatttgaCTATTTGAACgtgtttatctattgtggaacaggcggaacgcctcggcagattaaatagatacatctatggtttgcgccattcaaccctctagcagtgcacaatttaaatattgttggatcgggccgtatgaactcggcatgatttgtgcatgcttctATTTGCTTGACTTGCAAGTTGTAAATAATGATATTGCCTCCCTGGCTtgaaataaatgtataaatgatgaaaacaaATTTGAAAAATGAATTGGGAAATTTCCTATTAATGAAAGAACTGTTTACTTGCTTCATACTATTGAGTTACAaccattttttttttataaagttCTCGATTTATTATATTATTGGTATGTCgttattggaccactagcaagtgtcaaagtcgacctctcgtctctacttcttcgagattaggcgggatacttactgggtacacgctgttttcgtactcatgctacacttgctgtgcatttttgttgcacaggctcatgtatgtctagtggcctagttcGATGCAGTGGCATGGTCGACGcaaagacttaggtgagctgcactccTCGAGACGACCCGAAGCCAAcggagtctccttcagagtactgtattgtattttcttttttgtccaattgtatttcggacagttattgtgttgtattttattttaaatcctagaaattgctcatgaacttgtgacaccgggttctgggatgattatgggattattcaatattaagtttgttaaagacaTCATTTTTATTTCAgtgaatttcattatttattggttaatgtataaaagaaatgatttcaataaatactaaaatgggaATTTAGTTAACTTcctggtgttggcttgcctgacagtggtgttcggcgtcatcacgacccttagaggattttgggtcgtgacaaccctCGCCATCACTCATCTATGGCCATCCATGGTGGTTTCTCACCATCCCCAAGCCTCTAATGGCTTCTTCTGTACTGGTATCACCATCTCCACGGTCCTGAAGGGACTATGGTTAGGCTGCTTACACCTTTGGATCTTTGCTCGCCTGTTTCAGGCTGTTCTGGTTCGATTttgagtaagatcttcctatgtcgccttagatttatGGATTTCTAAGCCTACTTCTTCATCTCTGTGATTGTTCTCCTTGAAACCCTAATTTGtcctttgaacttctcagatCTGTGCAAGATCTGAGATAGATCGAACTTatttcatatgagttttacaagAACCTTCTGATTTTTACAAGGACCTTCTGATTTTTGAATGcttttccattttttctaaactagggtttcccaattttttttttccaaaaacatTTAATAATTTTGAATCTTTAATCTTATCTTTATGTGTTTTAACCGATTTCGTAAGGTTTGCGTTAACCCCAACTCATTTatgctaaaagccctaatttttttgacatttgtttggtttctgagttacTTGTGTACTGACTTTGTCCTATACTTTGGTTTCTGTGATTCTTCTTTAGCCTAATTCGATGTCTTTTAATTTGTTTATCCTAATATGTCTCAATTAATGTTCTTGGTTTGCCTTTTCTACTTATTCTTGTGTCTATGTTCACTTTTTGCCTATTCATGGTGAACCTATACTTTTCTCCTTAAAATCAGTAATTGATTTGGATTCATGATTTACCAGTTTGCTTCGTTACGACCTATGTGTTGACTCCCGACTACTCCTTTTTGCCTATTTGAATTGTCTGCGATATTTCCTGACTCTTtacgtgattttctcttttaaCTAAACCCTTGACTATTCTGAAGTTCTtattcttggtttgatttgaattCTTTTCCTCAACAAAACTTTGATTCTTACTTTTCTAGTCGGTTTGATTGAACTTTATGCCTTAATTATCTTTCTCTTGCCTTACTTGAATCAACGATGTTATTTGCTGATTCTTACTAATTATTTCATTAATTGAACTCCTGTTCattcacccctaattacctactctgtaCCCAAGTCTtacttgatttccttccttaaatATCTGTCCTGCTTTTACCGTTGAgtgattatcccttgattaaggggaagACTTTACTGATTTCACGTGTGTGACTGATTTTGTAAATTTCCCTAATTGCTATATAATTGatcctttaccttattttgtttaactcttgattactatataTGCTCTTACCTATTCTCACTTCTGAACACAAACAATAGTTCAGAAACTAGTACTTTTACACTCTAAAAAGGCTCTCTCTACTAATTGTGATCTCTGTTACTCTAGCCAGCTGCAAGCCAAGGTTGGAAATTGCACAATACATTTCTCACATCTtatgttttctttctttaactaggtatgcttctgattaatttaagaatctaaacctATGTGGTTATTTACTGTCTTAGTTCATATGGCCTGATTCCATTTTTGCTTCTGTTTACTGCTTACCCAGTATGCCAAATACTGCCTATTCAAATATGTTATTAGCATGATTCCACTTTACTTGCTTGTTTGctatcttgtttaacatgtctaCATATGTAACTAAGCATGTTTTACTAACTactgtttatctagcatgcctaaatACTGCTTTTGTGTAATTAGCATGCCTTCACTTGTTAATACTTTCCTAGCATGCCCATTTAAGTCCTTGAATTTTCTGCCTCACCCCTGCTAAATTAATTTCCCTAGAATGACTCTAGCTATGTTGTTTAGATGTCCTCAACATGTTTCTGCTGTGATCTTTGCTGCATGACCTACATACTATCTAACCTAC contains:
- the LOC138884973 gene encoding uncharacterized protein, encoding MAISMNIQELLVISDSDLLVHQSIYCAYVEEETDGKPWFHDIKEFLAKGEYPEYANHTQKRTLRILSTHFFHSRGNLYKRTPDLGLLGYVDAKEASKLLEEIHVGTCGPHMNGFVLAKKILKAGYFWMTMEIDCVQYICKCYQCQVHADMIKVQPNKLNATSSP
- the LOC138884974 gene encoding uncharacterized protein, producing the protein MDLIGPIEPTTSNGHRFILVAIDYFTKWVEAASYKVVTKKVVIDFVKDRIVCRFRVPESIITDNTVNLNSDLMKPCVKLSKSNTRIPQPEAELSDAEWIKSSYEQLTLIDGKKMNALCHGQLYQNRMSRDFNKRVKSRKFAPGQLVLKKIFPHQDKAKGKFSPN